In Ostrea edulis chromosome 4, xbOstEdul1.1, whole genome shotgun sequence, a single window of DNA contains:
- the LOC125667967 gene encoding protein-lysine N-methyltransferase EEF2KMT-like has protein sequence MLKMATSIRKVTDENNEEILHHISMQFFQMVPIRRFQWTEKSLCPVNIGIEEQQAVLEATVSSTQCKKYPTSLSYRRSFVKHLIQKLEDSDVELCDEIYEAYTDLLQERDEGDDTLCYKSYFLPNKEIVNLQESVHIISQGTTGLSTWQAALHLAEWSFEHKSLLENKNVLELGSGLGFLGIALCKQCQMNSFTFSDFHPQVLFLLMKNIEINFLNKQYSLECSPQVLENCESKGRKMLKKIKRQLSVNKEPAIEDSCEIMQISYSSMVSSMDKDLQEMDEQEVCSEQEEEVNDSNDQLLSSSSHWSPLNDSNVYVLNHSKTVRLMKFDWEFCDRKDLSEIQPDVVVAADVVYDKSIIPFLVQVLYQLLSGALGSWPVAYIASTVRNEDTRDHFLVALGSKGLRYEILDPPTEKIFHYDDIIPIEILRIWHPSNKAVKN, from the exons ATGTTAAAGATGGCGACTTCCATAAGGAAAGTGACTGACGAAAACAATGAGGAGATTTTACACCATATTTCAATGCAATTCTTTCAAATGGTTCCAATAAGACGTTTTCAATGGACT GAAAAGTCTCTGTGCCCTGTGAATATTGGAATTGAAGAGCAACAAGCAGTGCTTGAAGCAACAGTTTCCAGTACGCAGTGTAAGAAGTACCCAACATCCCTCAGTTACCGACGGTCATTTGTCAAGCATCTGAttcaaaag CTTGAAGACAGTGATGTTGAATTATGTGATGAGATTTATGAGGCTTACACAGATTTGCTTCAGGAAAGAGATGAAGGCGATGACACTTTGTGTTACAAGTCTTACTTTCTG CCCAATAAAGAGATAGTGAACCTACAGGAGTCTGTGCACATCATCTCACAGGGAACCACAGGACTTAGTACATGGCAG gCTGCTTTGCATCTGGCCGAGTGGTCCTTTGAACACAAATCTCTTCTTGAAAACAA GAATGTCCTTGAACTTGGTAGTGGACTGGGTTTTCTTGGAATAGCCCTGTGTAAACAATGTCAGATGAATTCCTTTACATTCAGTGACTTCCATCCACAAGTTTTATTCCTCCTCAtgaaaaacattgaaataaatttcctCAACAAACAATATTCCTTGGAATGTTCACCACAGGTCTTGGAAAATTGTGAGTCGAAAGGTAGGAAAATGTTGAAAAAGATCAAAAGGCAGTTAAGTGTGAACAAGGAACCAGCCATAGAAGATAGCTGTGAAATAATGCAAATTAGCTACAGTTCCATGGTGTCATCAATGGACAAAGATTTACAGGAAATGGATGAACAGGAAGTGTGTTCAGAACAGGAAGAGGAAGTGAATGATAGTAATGACCAGCTGCTTTCCTCCAGTTCCCACTGGTCACCACTGAATGATTCCAATGTGTATGTCCTGAACCATAGTAAGACTGTGAGGCTGATGAAGTTTGATTGGGAATTTTGTGACAGGAAGGATTTGTCAGAGATCCAGCCAGATGTTGTAGTTGCAGCAG ATGTGGTTTATGATAAGTCAATCATTCCATTCCTGGTACAGGTGTTGTATCAACTTCTGTCTGGTGCTTTAGGGTCCTGGCCCGTGGCATACATTGCCTCCACAGTTAGAAATGAAGACACAAGGGACCATTTCCTTGTGGCTCTTG GTAGCAAAGGACTGCGGTATGAAATTTTGGATCCACCAACAGAAAAAATATTCCATTATGATGATATAATTCCAATTGAGATATTGCGTATTTGGCATCCAAGTAACAAGGCTGTGAAGAATTAA
- the LOC125667970 gene encoding RNA-binding protein with serine-rich domain 1-B-like — protein MVRSQSKSRERKKSGSERGRDRKRKNSSSSGSDSSSSRSRSRSGSSSSSSSSSSGSSGSSSSRSGSSSSSRSSSSESGKGRGGKSSKRQKSESPKRRKKSPEPKPTKVHIGKLTRNINKDHIMEIFSNYGSVKNIDMPMDRVHSNFSKLFAYIEYETPEEAEKAVKYMDGGQIDGQEISASAVLAARPTRAPPRRSPIRRGPPPRWGRPASPRYRDRRRSPPPRRRSPPPRRRSRSRSRSPAKRRRYSRSSSSSSR, from the exons AT GGTCCGAAGCCAAAGCAAAAGTAGAGAAAGGAAGAAAAGTGGGTCAGAGAGGGGCCGTGACAGAAAGAGGAAGAACTCCTCTAGCAGTGGATCAGACTCCAG TTCCTCCCGCTCCCGCAGTAGGTCTGGATCCTCCTCTTCATCAAGCAGCAGTTCCAGTGGGAGTTCTGGCAGCAGTTCCTCCAGGTCAGGAAGTTCCAGTTCCAGTCGATCTTCCTCCAGTGAAAGTGGGAAGGGAAGGGGAGGAAAATCCTCCAAAAGACAGAAGTCCGA ATCTCCAAAGAGAAGAAAGAAGAGTCCAGAACCCAAGCCCACAAAAGTTCATATTGGCAAGCTGACTCGAAATATAAACAAGGATCACATCATGGAGATATTTTCTAACTACGGCAGCGTCAAAAACATAGATATGCCTATGGACAGAGTGCATTCAAACTTTAGTAAATTATTTGCTTATATTGAATATGAAACACCCGAGGAGGCAGAAAAGGCTGTGAAATACATGGATGGAG GTCAAATTGATGGACAAGAAATATCAGCAAGTGCTGTGTTGGCAGCTAGACCAACGAGAGCACCACCACGAAGGAGTCCAATTCGACGAGGGCCACCCCCTAGGTGGGGCCGCCCTGCCTCCCCAAGATACAGAGACCGACGAAG GAGTCCACCCCCAAGACGAAGAAGTCCTCCTCCAAGAAGACGATCCAGATCCAGGTCACGATCCCCCGCGAAGAGGAGAAGATACAGCCGATCAAGTTCCAGTTCATCTCGATGA